AGGGCGATCTTACGTGCCTTCATGGCCGAACGCCTTTGCGCCGATTGCCGTCAGGCGCTCGTGCTCCGCCTCGTTGCCGCGCAGACGGTCGGCGGCATCGATCAACAGGCCCAGCAGCAGCGCACGCTTTTCGTAGCGCAAGCCAGCCTTGGCGATCAGGCCGCCGAGCTCGATCTTCTCGCGCGTGTCCTTCTTGCGGGCCTCAACGGAATCGGAGCGGCGCATCCGCTCAGCCCTCTTGAGGCGCGCCCGCAGACGCGCCAGATGCGACGCCCGTGGCCGCCTTCGACGTCCGGCCGCCGCTTTTGCGAAACCTGCTCGCTACCTCCTCGAAGGCCGACAGCAGCATGGTCTCTTCAATCTCGATCTCGCCCAGTCCGGCCTTCAGCGCGACGCGGCCGATCCTCTCGGCCTCCCGCGTTTCAGCCTGCTTCAATTGCTCCTGAAGCCGGGCGATTTCGTCCCTGATCTGCCGCGATGGCTTTTTCATTCCGGACGACCTTTCCTGTCGTTTTCAGCGCGAAGCGTCTGACAGGAAAGCCCGGGAGAGCGCGGAGCGCGACCCCGTTAATTAACGGGGTCGGCGAAGCCGACACTTTGGAAGATCATCCCGCCGTT
The sequence above is a segment of the Nitrobacter hamburgensis X14 genome. Coding sequences within it:
- the traD gene encoding type IV conjugative transfer system coupling protein TraD: MRRSDSVEARKKDTREKIELGGLIAKAGLRYEKRALLLGLLIDAADRLRGNEAEHERLTAIGAKAFGHEGT
- the traC gene encoding conjugal transfer protein TraC, translating into MKKPSRQIRDEIARLQEQLKQAETREAERIGRVALKAGLGEIEIEETMLLSAFEEVASRFRKSGGRTSKAATGVASGASAGAPQEG